The following proteins are encoded in a genomic region of Sorangiineae bacterium MSr12523:
- a CDS encoding GMC family oxidoreductase N-terminal domain-containing protein → MTSINSSSQDQDFAERANANQASLRAALKTHYDFIVCGAGSSGSVIARRLAENPSVQVLLLEAGGDEDVPEVTNPALWPTNLRSDRDWAFQAAPNPHLNGRSILLSMGKVLGGGSSINAMVWARGHKSDWDFFATEAKDPAWGYENVLAIYRNIEDWKGPPDPEYRGTGGPMFIQSSPNPSPIASAMLEAAQELGIPSFPNPNGRMMEGDGGCAYSDSSTRDGKRHSVFRAYTYPYMDRPNLTVLTHTVVTRLLLEQQQVTGVEIMRDGQTSTLRATSEVILSLGAIHTPKVLMCSGIGDQDELRQFSIPVLQHLPGVGRNLQDHVTFGCIWEYKYPISPRNTGSEATMYWKSHPTLDAPDLMFCQAEFPTRSPATPVLDLPNGGWSMFGGLARPKSRGRVRLSSSNPLDPVRLEANTLAHTDDIKVALVCAEMARAIGNARAFMPFVEREVLPGGKSKSQLEYYIRDSAVSYWHLTCTAKMGHDALSVVDGSLKVHGIRNLRIADGSIMPRVTTGNTMAPCVIIGERASQILKKEHCI, encoded by the coding sequence ATGACATCGATCAACAGCTCTTCTCAGGATCAAGATTTTGCCGAACGGGCAAATGCCAATCAGGCTTCGCTTAGGGCGGCTTTGAAGACTCACTATGACTTCATCGTATGCGGGGCAGGCTCTTCGGGCTCCGTCATTGCAAGGCGCCTTGCAGAGAATCCATCCGTGCAGGTGCTGTTGCTCGAGGCCGGCGGGGACGAAGACGTTCCGGAGGTCACGAACCCAGCGCTCTGGCCGACCAACCTGAGAAGCGACCGCGATTGGGCTTTTCAAGCGGCCCCAAATCCACACCTGAATGGCCGGAGCATTCTTCTATCGATGGGGAAGGTGCTCGGTGGCGGCTCGAGCATCAATGCGATGGTTTGGGCGAGAGGGCACAAATCAGATTGGGATTTCTTCGCCACGGAGGCGAAGGACCCGGCATGGGGATACGAGAACGTTCTCGCCATCTACCGCAATATCGAAGACTGGAAAGGCCCGCCGGACCCTGAGTACCGCGGAACGGGTGGGCCCATGTTCATCCAGTCGTCACCGAACCCTAGCCCCATTGCATCGGCTATGCTCGAAGCGGCCCAAGAGCTCGGAATCCCGAGTTTTCCGAATCCGAATGGTCGCATGATGGAGGGCGATGGGGGATGCGCCTACTCCGACTCCTCGACCCGCGATGGTAAGCGCCATTCTGTTTTTCGTGCCTATACATATCCCTATATGGACCGCCCCAACCTGACGGTGCTGACCCATACCGTGGTAACCCGTCTCCTCCTCGAGCAACAGCAGGTTACCGGGGTTGAAATCATGCGTGACGGGCAAACGTCGACCCTTCGCGCGACGTCGGAGGTCATTCTGTCGTTGGGAGCGATTCACACGCCGAAGGTGCTAATGTGCTCGGGAATTGGCGATCAAGATGAGCTGCGTCAATTTTCCATCCCCGTGCTGCAACACTTACCCGGCGTGGGAAGGAACCTGCAAGACCACGTAACCTTCGGTTGCATTTGGGAATACAAATACCCGATCAGCCCCCGCAACACCGGTAGTGAAGCGACCATGTATTGGAAAAGTCATCCAACCTTGGATGCGCCGGATCTCATGTTTTGCCAAGCCGAATTTCCCACGCGCAGCCCGGCCACTCCTGTGCTCGACCTGCCCAACGGCGGCTGGTCGATGTTCGGCGGCCTTGCGCGGCCCAAGAGCCGCGGGCGCGTTCGTTTGAGTTCGTCCAACCCCCTGGATCCGGTGAGGCTCGAGGCCAACACCCTTGCCCACACCGACGATATCAAGGTGGCTCTGGTGTGCGCCGAAATGGCACGCGCCATAGGCAATGCGCGGGCGTTCATGCCCTTCGTCGAGCGCGAAGTCCTGCCAGGTGGCAAAAGCAAGAGTCAATTGGAGTACTACATTCGCGATAGCGCCGTCTCTTATTGGCACCTGACCTGTACCGCAAAAATGGGCCATGACGCGCTTTCGGTGGTGGACGGCTCGCTGAAGGTGCACGGCATTCGCAATCTTCGCATCGCCGATGGCTCGATCATGCCACGCGTCACGACCGGGAATACGATGGCACCTTGTGTCATTATCGGCGAGCGCGCTTCGCAAATTCTGAAAAAGGAACACTGCATTTGA
- a CDS encoding aldo/keto reductase: MNDALSLRTYRLLGRSGLRISPLALGGMTFGTDWGWGSDAHETRRIFDTYVDRGGNFIDTANFYTNGTSEKLVGELARNRRDRLVIATKYTLAMREGDPNSGGNHRKSMIRAVEASLQRLATDYIDLLYLHIWDGTTPVDEILRAMDDLVRAGKVLYVGLSDTPAWQAARMQAIADLRGWTPLVALQIQYSLAERTVERDLLPMAREMGLGVTPWAALASGVLTGKYTKADLALDPAQGNASGTRKKVISVTGRLTERNLEIAEVVKSVAVEMGRTPAQIALAWTLLHPAVSAPVLGARTLEQLEDNLGALDVQWNEAHLARLDAASAIEPGFPHDFLRTPMTRQAISGGTHISPR; this comes from the coding sequence ATGAACGATGCACTCTCCCTTCGCACCTATCGTCTTTTGGGCCGATCCGGTCTTCGCATCTCGCCGCTCGCGCTCGGCGGCATGACCTTCGGCACCGACTGGGGCTGGGGCTCCGATGCCCACGAAACGCGGCGCATTTTCGACACCTACGTCGACCGCGGCGGCAATTTCATCGATACCGCGAACTTCTACACCAATGGTACGTCGGAAAAGCTCGTCGGTGAGCTTGCGCGTAACCGGCGCGATCGCCTCGTCATCGCCACGAAGTACACGCTCGCCATGCGAGAGGGCGATCCCAACTCGGGCGGAAACCATCGCAAGAGCATGATTCGCGCAGTGGAAGCGAGCCTCCAGCGGCTGGCGACCGACTATATCGACTTGCTCTACTTGCATATCTGGGATGGGACCACTCCGGTGGACGAAATCTTGCGTGCAATGGACGATCTCGTTCGCGCGGGCAAGGTCCTTTACGTCGGTCTCTCCGACACGCCCGCATGGCAAGCCGCGCGCATGCAGGCCATTGCCGATCTGCGGGGTTGGACGCCGCTGGTTGCGTTGCAGATTCAGTACAGCTTGGCCGAGCGGACCGTCGAACGCGATCTGCTGCCCATGGCGCGGGAGATGGGGCTCGGTGTCACGCCTTGGGCCGCGCTGGCGAGCGGCGTGCTCACGGGCAAATATACGAAGGCGGATTTGGCACTCGACCCCGCGCAAGGCAACGCGAGCGGCACGCGCAAGAAGGTGATCTCCGTGACCGGTCGCCTCACCGAGCGCAATCTGGAGATCGCGGAGGTGGTGAAGTCGGTGGCCGTCGAAATGGGTAGAACGCCTGCGCAAATTGCCCTTGCGTGGACGCTGCTCCACCCCGCGGTGAGTGCCCCCGTTCTCGGTGCACGCACCTTGGAGCAACTGGAGGACAATCTCGGCGCCCTCGACGTCCAGTGGAACGAGGCACACCTCGCTCGCCTGGACGCTGCCAGTGCGATAGAACCGGGCTTCCCTCACGATTTTCTGCGCACGCCCATGACGCGCCAGGCGATCTCCGGCGGCACACACATTTCGCCGCGCTGA
- a CDS encoding LysR family transcriptional regulator: protein MRGSEYAELTAFATVAAQGSFVRAAAQLRISPSALSQIIRGLEERLGVRLLNRTTRSVAPSDAGARLLARITPVMNELDAAVAEVNTSRDRVAGSLRINTPRTAAVRLLGPLVGPFHEKYPDIELDIVVQEAMIDIVAERFDAGIRFAEQLAKDMVAIKLSDPIKTAVVASPKYLARHGIPKTPRDLMKHRCINWRWTTNGSLYRWELERGKRRVEIAVEGPLSVNDMEVMFRAALDGVGLAYLFDDHVRPWVEKGKLVRVLEAWSRSLPGFYLYYPSRSHMSPPLRAFVEFLRENASVPTSRRNLHREA, encoded by the coding sequence ATGCGTGGAAGTGAATATGCCGAGCTGACCGCTTTTGCCACCGTCGCTGCGCAAGGCAGTTTCGTCCGGGCGGCGGCCCAGTTGAGGATCTCGCCCTCGGCGCTGAGCCAGATCATTCGGGGACTCGAAGAGCGCCTCGGCGTGCGCCTCCTCAACCGCACCACGCGGAGCGTCGCCCCGAGCGACGCCGGCGCACGTCTGCTCGCCCGCATCACGCCGGTGATGAACGAGCTCGATGCCGCCGTTGCCGAGGTGAATACGTCACGGGACCGGGTCGCGGGCAGCCTTCGCATCAATACGCCACGCACCGCCGCGGTCCGCCTTTTGGGCCCGCTCGTGGGCCCATTTCACGAGAAATATCCGGACATCGAGCTCGACATCGTCGTCCAGGAAGCCATGATCGATATCGTCGCGGAGCGCTTCGATGCGGGCATTCGCTTCGCCGAGCAGCTCGCGAAGGACATGGTGGCCATCAAATTGAGCGACCCCATCAAGACAGCCGTGGTCGCATCACCGAAGTACCTGGCCCGCCACGGCATCCCGAAGACGCCACGCGATCTCATGAAGCATCGCTGCATCAATTGGCGCTGGACCACGAACGGCAGCTTGTATCGATGGGAGCTCGAACGCGGAAAGCGAAGAGTGGAGATCGCCGTAGAAGGCCCCTTGAGCGTCAACGACATGGAGGTCATGTTCCGAGCCGCCCTCGATGGTGTGGGGCTCGCCTATTTGTTCGACGACCACGTGCGGCCCTGGGTCGAAAAGGGAAAGCTCGTGCGCGTCCTCGAAGCGTGGTCACGATCGCTGCCAGGCTTTTACCTCTATTATCCGAGCCGGAGCCATATGTCGCCCCCACTGCGCGCGTTCGTCGAATTTCTTCGCGAAAACGCATCAGTACCTACCAGCCGGAGGAACTTGCATCGCGAGGCGTGA
- a CDS encoding TolC family protein gives MTSFRRIQRFIAQRSFTRDLTPSPWFAAIPASIALVVLVLTLTRSACADGSKLRPYSLGECLRLADHNHPAIDAARARLASMRAQLDEARAAPWSFVNLTSRFGVVPNRPKDKKPEEATTFADGIGPFLQVGVNATVPLYTFGKIASAKRAAEAQIRLGEWDVEKEKLQVHTDVRRAFFGVALARDMLHLASDALTKLDEAIGSIASKLESGDTSVENTDRLRLEVSRDELLARVAEAKRGETAALAALRFYTGVQSGFDVPDEPLKPPPTPLGPVVRYLVAARLNRPDVNRARAGAVARDAQVGIARANLFPNIGLGMLFDYAVAPKVESAQSGGGLNPSAAANHVQFGAAFGLDWSLDFATKAARLEQAKSNLAEAYALERLALGGVASEVEVAHAAAVEANERAERWERAVHRAKGWIVQVENAMDLGTKDERALVEPLRILVSARANYNQALMDQNMTRAELARVSGIDDVESAAP, from the coding sequence ATGACTTCCTTTAGACGCATCCAACGCTTCATCGCACAGCGCTCGTTCACGCGCGATCTGACACCGTCGCCATGGTTCGCGGCGATACCAGCGAGCATCGCGCTCGTCGTTCTCGTGCTCACCTTAACGCGGTCGGCGTGTGCTGACGGCTCGAAGCTTCGTCCCTACTCGCTCGGCGAATGCCTCCGTCTTGCCGACCACAACCATCCGGCGATCGATGCGGCTCGCGCTCGGCTCGCGTCGATGCGTGCGCAACTCGACGAGGCTCGCGCCGCGCCATGGTCGTTCGTCAATTTGACGAGCCGATTCGGCGTCGTTCCGAATCGTCCAAAGGATAAAAAGCCCGAGGAAGCAACGACTTTCGCAGATGGCATCGGGCCCTTCCTGCAAGTCGGAGTCAATGCGACGGTGCCGCTTTATACCTTTGGCAAGATAGCGTCGGCCAAGCGCGCCGCCGAGGCCCAAATCCGGCTTGGAGAATGGGACGTCGAGAAAGAGAAACTTCAGGTTCACACCGACGTGCGTCGCGCGTTCTTCGGTGTTGCGCTCGCGCGGGACATGCTCCACCTCGCGTCGGATGCGCTCACCAAACTCGACGAGGCGATCGGTTCGATCGCCTCGAAGCTCGAGTCCGGCGATACCTCCGTCGAGAATACCGATCGCCTGCGCCTCGAAGTTAGTCGCGACGAGCTGCTCGCGCGCGTCGCCGAGGCGAAGCGCGGCGAGACCGCCGCCCTCGCCGCGCTTCGTTTTTACACCGGGGTGCAGAGCGGGTTCGATGTCCCAGACGAGCCGCTCAAGCCACCGCCAACGCCGCTCGGCCCGGTGGTTCGGTATCTCGTAGCCGCGCGCCTCAATAGGCCCGACGTTAACCGAGCGCGTGCAGGTGCGGTCGCGCGTGATGCACAAGTCGGTATCGCACGCGCAAACTTATTTCCGAACATTGGGCTCGGAATGCTCTTCGACTACGCGGTCGCGCCGAAGGTCGAAAGCGCGCAAAGCGGTGGCGGCCTCAATCCGAGCGCCGCCGCGAATCACGTCCAATTCGGAGCCGCCTTCGGTCTCGACTGGTCGCTCGATTTCGCGACGAAGGCTGCGCGCCTCGAGCAAGCGAAGTCCAACCTCGCCGAGGCGTACGCTCTCGAACGCCTCGCCCTCGGCGGCGTCGCGAGCGAGGTCGAAGTGGCCCACGCCGCTGCGGTGGAGGCGAACGAGCGCGCCGAAAGGTGGGAGCGCGCCGTCCACCGTGCGAAAGGTTGGATAGTCCAAGTGGAGAACGCGATGGACCTCGGGACCAAGGACGAGCGTGCGCTTGTCGAGCCGCTCCGGATCCTCGTAAGCGCACGGGCGAATTACAATCAGGCTTTGATGGACCAGAACATGACGCGCGCGGAGCTCGCGCGGGTGAGCGGCATCGACGATGTCGAGTCAGCAGCGCCGTGA